Proteins from one Ipomoea triloba cultivar NCNSP0323 chromosome 1, ASM357664v1 genomic window:
- the LOC116025110 gene encoding leucine-rich repeat extensin-like protein 3 → MASNQNINFFPFFPPAPPHTSPSPPQIPPFPPKVAPPFQPNVPPPRVAPPRPPVNPPSPPKVAPPRPPVNPPSPPKVAPPRPPVNPPSPPKVAPPRPPVNPPSPPKVAPPRPPVNPPSPPKVAPPRPPVRPPPAPRPPSPTIPPPSPPRPKPINPPPPHIRPPPSPAVKPPPPYIPPPPPPGHHSHVIIIVFVSLGGLFFLAFLSVALCCFIKKRKKRMIQESDVVKVDEHMTVHEAIVPGPHGTKTTFLTIDEDIHIDEEIRKSEKVGHSSIMKAVQKHPQALVMDTTASTSGSNHKPSHHNQ, encoded by the coding sequence ATGGCTTCTAACCAAAACATTAACTTCTTCCCATTTTTCCCTCCTGCACCGCCTCACACTTCTCCATCTCCGCCACAAATCCCACCGTTCCCTCCAAAAGTGGCACCGCCATTTCAGCCCAACGTCCCTCCTCCAAGAGTGGCCCCACCACGCCCTCCCGTCAACCCTCCATCCCCACCTAAGGTAGCACCACCTCGCCCTCCCGTCAACCCTCCATCCCCGCCAAAGGTAGCACCGCCTCGTCCTCCCGTCAACCCTCCATCCCCGCCAAAGGTAGCACCGCCTCGCCCTCCCGTCAACCCTCCATCCCCGCCAAAGGTAGCACCGCCTCGCCCTCCCGTCAACCCTCCATCCCCACCAAAGGTAGCACCACCTCGCCCACCCGTTCGACCACCTCCAGCACCAAGGCCACCAAGTCCTACAATTCCACCTCCATCACCACCACGACCCAAACCCATCAATCCTCCTCCACCACATATTCGTCCACCACCATCACCGGCTGTTAAGCCACCGCCACCATATATTCCACCTCCGCCACCACCTGGACACCATTCTCATGTCATCATCATTGTTTTTGTCTCACTCGGTGGTTTGTTCTTTCTTGCATTTCTCTCTGTAGCCCTGTGCTGCTTTAtcaaaaagagaaagaagaggaTGATTCAAGAAAGTGATGTAGTAAAGGTGGATGAGCATATGACAGTTCATGAAGCAATTGTCCCAGGTCCGCATGGCACAAAAACTACTTTTCTAACCATTGATGAAGATATTCATATTGACGAAGAAATCAGAAAGAGTGAAAAAGTTGGTCACAGTTCTATCATGAAAGCTGTACAAAAACATCCTCAGGCTCTGGTTATGGACACAACAGCTTCAACATCTGGTTCCAATCACAAGCCATCACATCATAACCAATAA
- the LOC116025079 gene encoding uncharacterized CRM domain-containing protein At3g25440, chloroplastic, whose translation MAGSMARIRRFFLPLLVKPFSPPSLSHGQPILRYSNPIVDLSRPRLVNLFSPLNIRWGLRNFSHGTVNFVISSDGKPKFETLETDPPKKEKWMTKKRLKQQRKREKQKRKAANKRDPRRLGVKGKKKKQKFATADERIKQKIENAKIKEALLIERLKRYEVPKVQGPQVMPHELTGEERFYIKRMAQKKSNYVPIGRRGVFGGVILNMHLHWKKHETVKVYCKPCKPGQIQEYASEIARLSGGIPIQIIGDDTIVFYRGKDYVQPEVMSPIDTLSKKRALEKSKYEQSLESVRRFIAIAEKELELYYRHVALYGDPSDRNPHSILNNSMNKEERKKINLGKEASSTANKCFHESEIFADYSGQELSDYDDGLDEGQLASEVESAGDN comes from the coding sequence ATGGCTGGCTCAATGGCTCGAATCAGGAGATTTTTCTTGCCTTTGCTTGTCAAGCCATTTTCTCCCCCCTCCCTCTCTCATGGCCAGCCAATTTTAAGATACTCAAACCCCATTGTGGATCTCTCAAGGCCAAGACTAGTGAATCTATTTTCTCCACTAAATATTAGGTGGGGTCTGAGGAACTTTAGTCATGGGACTGTGAATTTTGTGATATCTTCAGATGGGAAGCCGAAATTCGAGACCCTTGAAACAGATCCCccaaagaaggaaaaatggaTGACAAAGAAGCGACTGAAGCAgcagagaaagagagagaagcaGAAGAGGAAAGCTGCCAATAAGAGAGATCCCAGAAGGCTGGGAGttaaaggaaagaagaaaaagcAGAAGTTTGCTACTGCCGATGAAAGAATTAAGCAGAAGATTGAAAATGCAAAAATTAAGGAGGCCTTGCTCATTGAGAGACTAAAGCGATATGAGGTTCCCAAAGTTCAAGGTCCTCAAGTTATGCCACATGAACTCACTGGGGAAGAAAGGTTTTATATCAAAAGAATGGCCCAAAAAAAGTCAAATTATGTTCCGATTGGTAGAAGGGGTGTGTTTGGAGGTGTTATTCTTAATATGCATCTCCATTGGAAAAAGCATGAAACTGTTAAGGTCTATTGCAAGCCTTGTAAACCTGGTCAAATCCAAGAGTATGCCAGTGAAATTGCTAGACTGAGTGGTGGAATTCCAATTCAGATAATTGGTGATGATACCATAGTTTTCTATCGAGGAAAGGATTATGTGCAACCAGAAGTGATGTCACCGATTGATACATTATCCAAGAAGAGGGCATTGGAAAAATCCAAGTATGAGCAGTCACTCGAGTCTGTAAGACGCTTTATTGCCATTGCTGAGAAGGAGCTTGAACTTTATTACAGACATGTTGCTCTCTATGGTGATCCCAGTGATCGGAACCCCCATTCTATACTTAACAACTCTATGAACaaagaagagagaaagaaaatCAATCTGGGAAAGGAAGCTTCTTCAACAGCAAACAAATGCTTTCATGAATCAGAGATATTTGCAGATTACTCTGGTCAGGAGCTGTCTGACTATGATGATGGTTTGGATGAAGGCCAGCTGGCAAGTGAAGTAGAATCTGCGGGGGATAACTGA
- the LOC116011355 gene encoding uncharacterized protein At2g29880-like, translating to MGDTHQEKSKCKNKVNGNYALWAHDESNELLQLMVDAIKNGWRDSSGGLSKLTVEKRILPALNEKLGCQRSYAQYQSRLKWFKNRFNNFSELMRHSSGFGWDPITKRFTTNDEVWEDYLKSRPTHKHLRTDTVAD from the exons atggGAGATACTCATCAAGAAAAGagtaaatgtaaaaataaagttaatggaAATTATGCATTATGGGCACATGATGAGAGTAACGAGTTGTTACAACTCATGGTTGATGCCATAAAAAATGGATGGCGTGATAGTAGTGGAGGTTTAAGCAAGTTAACTGTGGAGAAGAGGATACTTCCTGCTCTGAATGAAAAGCTTGGGTGTCAAAGATCGTATGCACAATACCAAAGCAGATTGAAATGGTTCAAGAATCGTTTTAACAACTTTTCTGAGCTTATGCGTCATAGTTCTGGATTTGGTTGGGATCCAATAACAAAGAGGTTTACAACTAATGATGAGGTGTGGGAAGATTATTTGAAG tcTCGTCCTACTCATAAACACCTACGGACTGATACGGTTGCTGActga